In a single window of the Centropristis striata isolate RG_2023a ecotype Rhode Island chromosome 18, C.striata_1.0, whole genome shotgun sequence genome:
- the LOC131991252 gene encoding probable G-protein coupled receptor 139, with translation MEGNSGTVFVTVQKFYYPFLCVMGIPANLFTFYMICFRKCGMSDTAIIYLSCLAIVDTFYLVWVILIDLTLTFWILQPFWHSNPWCGILGFLQYGSLYSSSWIVVVFTIERYLVLRSTAAKQHFSQPWVTKLNCLAIILVSHLVSVPLGWINIVTPVNITVDGENVTLPRCRYRNKAYSTVIVWITTFLSGGIPIVLVIIFNYLIGYHLCRASKLFTKEERRVMHGRSSRGMLRRTILLLGTISVTFVYLSLPRFVTYCILRTKYNTENFNRNDYTIPINVAGDLANMLQNLNSTTNFLLYCVVSRRFRRELVQVVTCKARARELGSVLTQTTMKVFSVADHKASPSSSPVTVVLTNLKQTE, from the exons ATGGAGGGAAACAGCGGCACCGTCTTCGTCACTGTTCAGAAGTTCTACTACCCGTTCCTCTGCGTCATGGGGATCCCAG CTAACCTCTTCACCTTCTACATGATCTGCTTCCGTAAATGTGGGATGTCCGACACGGCCATCATCTACCTGAGCTGTCTGGCCATTGTGGACACCTTCTACCTGGTGTGGGTGATCCTTATTGACCTGACCCTGACCTTCTGGAtcctgcagcccttctggcacTCCAACCCCTGGTGTGGGATCCTGGGGTTCCTGCAGTACGGCTCTCTCTACAGCTCCTCCTGGATCGTGGTGGTGTTCACCATCGAGCGGTACCTGGTTCTCCGCAGCACCGCGGCCAAGCAGCACTTCTCCCAGCCCTGGGTCACCAAACTCAACTGTTTGGCCATCATCTTGGTGTCCCATCTCGTCTCTGTGCCGCTGGGCTGGATCAACATCGTCACACCTGTCAACATCACGGTGGACGGGGAGAACGTCACGCTGCCCAGGTGTCGCTACCGCAACAAGGCCTACTCTACCGTCATAGTGTGGATCACTACGTTCCTCTCGGGGGGGATCCCTATCGTGTTGGTCATCATCTTCAACTATCTCATTGGGTATCATCTGTGCCGTGCCAGCAAGCTCTTCACCAAGGAGGAGCGCCGCGTGATGCACGGGCGGAGCAGCCGGGGCATGTTGAGGAGGACCATCCTCCTGCTGGGAACCATCTCCGTCACCTTCGTCTACCTCAGCTTGCCCCGTTTCGTCACTTACTGCATCCTGAGGACCAAGTACAACACGGAGAACTTCAACAGGAACGACTACACCATCCCCATCAACGTGGCCGGAGACTTGGCCAACATGCTGCAGAACCTCAACTCCACCACCAACTTCCTGCTCTACTGCGTGGTGAGCCGGCGCTTCCGCAGGGAGCTGGTCCAGGTGGTGACCTGTAAGGCCAGAGCTCGTGAGCTGGGCTCGGTCCTCACCCAGACCACCATGAAAGTCTTTTCAGTGGCGGATCATAAGGCCTCGCCGTCCAGCAGCCCGGTGACTGTGGTGCTGACCAATCTCAAACAGACTGAGTAA